In Centropristis striata isolate RG_2023a ecotype Rhode Island chromosome 8, C.striata_1.0, whole genome shotgun sequence, the genomic window caggacagagtccctgtttgactggtgatttaaaccacgagaatcatccggcagtagtcccgtggcactccaaaatttccctggaattttgtttctagttattttgtgtgcttgcttgcaaaagcacactaactactattcaccgggactatttagtgccacggctgagcagcgaggcactcatcttcactgcaagcagtgaggatgagtgcctcgtgcgaagcacgaggcatctcttattattgctcatgtttattattatatattatagattattcttccgtaaaaactttggcgcgtaactagtcccacagctttgagaaatcgcaaaaagtaaaaacgtcaaaagtttcgccctaatcgggaatcgtgtggaatgacttttattagcgatcggcgtgcacgttttcgcacaacgtgcacaaacgtgcactttttggcccatccggaacgcattgcgcaaactttggggcctcaccattcgcaaaccgttgctcgtaaaattccgaaccgatttagaaagttgtagggcctgaatttaactctagtcctgtgaaatttcagagcgattgcacgtatagttttcgcacgaagtgcgaaaacatttccatttttccaaactaatggggacggtgattttcccatgtgtgtgtattgcgcggaatgttcagaatctagactggtgatgtcatcaagcagagtgtagaggcagagaaggagttgtcacaaaataaatttgaaaactgcgctccaggccgcaaatttcactctacagtaataatttatacatagaaacgtaggaaaatttgtagtctcactcacaatcctctggtaaagctgtcagagttttagtttgggcgcaggacacagagaagtgccaccaaaacgcaacaactgccccattgagtcccatattaaaaacacaggaggatttttgaaataatcagattttaccgtttttttagatcgctctaacaaagctattttttcatttttcttaaaaaaaaatatatgtagacgttcaggaagaactcaggacgctcaaagtgaagtcagatcagtgataggtattatggttttgccgaaaatgctttctgttcgaggccagaaattccagtctctCCACCTCTGGCTGTATTGGCTGACCAGTTCTAAATAACAATACTTagtaaattcccgccctttttgattagccacgccccctttcttaactaatgaaccgtttgacCTAGAAatttgtataaggtgtcagattacaccccccccccctcctttgGTTTAGCCAAATCGCATtgcattatgtatttatttaaccattCATATGAACATTTGATTGTATAATTATTTAAGCATTTAATcatgaatattataataatgaataatgaaattaatataATGAATCAATGggatatgtatgtatttaaataaCCCTTATacaagttattttatattttatctgttttatttttaacttttattcctCATTCAATGATTTTACTGCATTGCACCTTGTAACtcaaaaagacactttaaaaattaaattcactttctcacacacacacgcacacgcacacgcacacgcacacacacacacacacacacacacaaaatcagaaaCAGCCCCACGTGTGTTTGagtgacaggcagacaggcagattGATCACGCAATTCTATTGGACCAGACATCACTTGACTTGGCACTATAAAGTTCTTTCGCGGGCTTTCCTCCTTCCCGTGTTTCAGACACACCCACACTGAGCGGACGCACAGTGAGTGAGAGAAATACGGACTTTTGCTTGGCTTTAACCTGCTTTTGGACAACCATTTGGATTACTTTTGGATTACCTGTTGGACTACCTGCTTGGCGGATCTACGTGGACTTGTTTTCAAAGGTAAGATATAttaaatttcatgctttttatgCTCTCTGCGCTGTGTTtcatcaagaaaaaaattaaacagtatGTCTTGTGTGCAGTGTCTCAACCTAGCAACATAAGCTACCTAGCCTAACACTCAGTAATAATGCTGAcctataaattatattttaatgaattaagaAAGATAATTTTAATAACAGCATTGTGTGTCTACACTGGTGGGCGGGGAATAGCTGGTTAGCAGGGCCGGAACTCAAGTAGCAACATTAGCTAGCTAGGCAAACAATAAGGCCCTTGTGCAGTGTCTCAACCAGGCAAAAGGCCTAGCTACCTAGGCAAACATTCGGTAATAATGCTGAACATTAaatgatattttaatgaattaagaaagataattttaatcagagcattgtgtttgtgtacacTGGTGTGTGGGGGTGTAACATCATAGCTGTATTAGCTGTAGGCTAAAGTCCGGCTGTGCTAAAAATAGCTTTGGAGCTGTGCTAGTAATTTAGCCTGCCTCCATTCACAACAAATAAActacatttattaaatgtacCATTATTAGTAAAGGAGGCAGATAAATAGCTAAACATGACATGTTGAGCATGAGAGGAGACAGAAGCTAGGTTGAGATGCCTCAATTCAACCCCATTGTCAAGTTTCGCGCCACAGGTAGTGATGTCATCTGTCGCTGGGCAGAAACTGACACACTTGTCTGTGAGTGCCTAAATACATGCagtacatagagacagacagagaaaactgCTGAATGTACGACCATTGTGTACATATATGATTATAGATGCATATGAATTTACTGAGGACGCACAAaagcattttatattattatttttatacaattatttatttaatcatttattgaccatttaatttcatcattattttattattatttaatcataAATAACATTTGTTATTTGTTGGTACAAAAAATAACTTGAATTACATGTATGCTATTGTGTGTTACTGGATATATATTCTCTATGGATGTTAAAGCTGATGTTGGTGTAATGCACTTTGTATATGCCACTATTGATCAGCTATTATCAGATGTGTGAATATGGTTTTCAGTTAACTGAAAAAGCTGTTTATTGTGACATCACCGCCCGCTGTGGctactgtgtgtgtgggagtgtgtgtctgtttgtctgtcatttgtgtttctgtgtgtctgtctgataGTGAGTGTGTAGAAGAGTCTGCCTGTCtatcatgtttgtgtttctgtgtgtgtctgtctatgtTTGTCATGTGACCTCGTGGCCCGCCGTGGCTGTCTGCATGTTGGCTTATGTTAGAGTGTTGCAGTGTGTATTGATCACTTATAGCTCACTGTTATCAGATATGTGAATATGGTTTTCAGTTGACTGATTAAGCTGTTtattgtgacatcatcgcccGCCGTGGctactgtactgtgtgtgtgtgattctgtgtttctgtctgtctctgtgtgtttctgtctgtatgtgtttttgctgtctgtctctcttacTGTCTGTATGTGCAGGGATGCAAACAAGTCGCTTTTCGGCGATTCTCGCTTTTTTCACGGGTGTTTGGGTGACTTGTGCAAATTGTGTAGATCCgatgagttttattttttgggggggacgTTTATGAGCAACGGGAGTTTGTTTTAGAAACGTTTGGGGACTGAAAACATgaattaatctttattttcGCCTCTCAAAACTTCTTATATCCGGTCAGTTTATAATGTTAAAGTGACATGGATATCTGTGTATAATCAATAATGTCGCTGCAGTATTTATGCCTTTTTAGATGTGTGCTCTGTTTTGTGACTGCACATCCGCACGGCACAGGCTGGCAAGGGCGACATGTGGGGGGGATGGGCTACCTGTCTCAACCTGTCTGTGCGCCTGTCTCTCTGCGGACAGGTCGGGCTGTAGCCCCCGCTGTGATTTGATCAGCACTGACTAGTTTGATAGTTTGATGTGAATTTTGTTTCAAGTGAGTAACGTTAATACTGACCTCCATTGAAAAAAACCTTCTAATTTACACAACGATGATTGTGACGGATCACCTGGTAACTGGTCATTTAACATtgtttaacattttacattgttaCTGAAATGAGTCCAATTTTATCTACAAAATGTGTGCCAAATTACATTGAAGTGGCTAAATGAGTGTTTTCTCAATATCATCCATGTTTATCCTAAACTCCTCTAAACAAGGGTTGTTGTGAATAGTGTATTTTTTATAAGGGAGTTCTGCAGGCAGCTGGACAGAGTTCAGTATCTCCAGCACACCTCCAGCATTTCAGAGCAGATGATTCTGCTTATTGTTTATTGGTGCTTCGGAggctctctcttttttcaccATACCTATTGCATCCCTGTATGTGTTTGgctgtctctgtttctgtctgtctctctgtgtttctgtctgcctCCATTTCTGTCATATGTATGTTTCTGTGCTTTTGTCTGTATGTTTGTcagtgtgttatgtgtgtgtgtttctgtgtgtgtctgtcaagAATGACATCACTCTTCCCAGTCtgtattcttttctcttttctgtaatttcatATAAACCACAGTCTAAaactattgttttcttttttgcagcttCCCACTCAGAGGCTTCTGAGAGCAAGaccccacacacaccacacttcATTCATTCTTGATCTTAAATTGAGAATCACATACTGAGAATCACatagaacacaaacacagcacacaacataaaatacatagaCCTATACTGACCATAAATTAattctcacagacacacacacacacacacacacacacacacacacacacacacacactctttgcaTTGTTTATTGTTCCAGTGATTGTTGATATTGTGTTTGTTCAAATTTCACACTTTTACACTGCATTGTGTACGTCTGTGAGATAACCGTGTTTTGGAGTATTTCTTCTTGAGTGTTTACAGCTTGGTGTAGGACGAGATGCCGCGGAAGGGGAAGCGTTGCAGGGCCCAGAAGCAGCGATGGAGCAAGCCGGACCAGGTAGACACTGCAGCTCAGCCCATCCACTGTCACCCAACAAGCAAACTACATAATAGATAGCTTTAGGGCTATATGTTACAACAGGCTGCAAACCATTAAAGTAGACGTGAGGAAAATTAGTGCTTCTTCTGTCAAGTGACTGCAATGTGTCACTTATTGACTGCATTTGATTGGTTTTGTGTTTTGAGGTGACCCAGCTGGAGACGCCGCCGCCAGCCCAGCCTTTCTGGACCCAGAAGGATGGACCCAGCCCCTCCCAGTCTCCTGCTCAGAAGGTATAGTGCTCACTCCATGCTTATTATCAATTAGTATTGAAATACACTGTGTAATTCAAAGTGTTCAGTTTTAGTAACTTGATTTCTGTGTGTCAGATGGCCAAGCTCCACATCCCTCTGCCGACCTCACCCTCCTGCTCCCCTTACCAGCCTGGAcaggtatttttatttcttttacaactaacacacacacacacacacacacacacacagggtatTTGCAGTACAGTGCTCCACAACTACACAAGTTCTCAGTGTACCACAAGTGTGAGTAGTGATGTAATACTTTGTCTCTGTCCCACCACCAGGTGCGTCTGCCCCCCTCTGACTTCCGTCCAGGTATGTAGcccactgtttgtttttcattacatGTAAATTGTATATTCTTGTTGTTTAATTGTAAACAGGTTATCCCTGAGctttttacaggttttataATGTAAAGGTGTTGACTTTGTTTTAAGCAGCTTTGAcagtttttgtgtctgtgcttgCACCTAGGCCGCGGTACGGGTCGTCGCCATCGCATGCTGCTGTGGGAGAAGTCCACATTTACTGGCCGATTCCGGAAGTTGGTCATCCCAGCAGAGTCACCCGACAAGAAGGTATAATACTCTTGGATTCCATTGAGTAAAATCTGATTGTTGTAGTAATGGGAGATCTTTgcaagttgattttaaaaaaaaaaaaaaaaaaaaaaaaaatgtcttatgcAGTTCGTCCTGCTTGTTGGTGACTCCCACCTTCGGGCCATCGCCGACGGGTTTGTGAGGATGCCAGACCAACTGCTGTCCTTTGGCGTCCTGTCCGTCCCTGGGGCGTCGGCAGTTGAGTTGCGTACTGAGGTACTGAATGCTGTGCTGCCTCGCTCACCCGAGGCAGTCTGCATTTTAGCACCCAGTAACGACTTGACTGCCAGCAGGACCATCACTGAGGCAGGGGTCGCGTTTGGTAAGCTCCTGCTGACTGCCTGTGCTATCTGGCCCAACGTgagtatttttatattgttattatcttgATAATATGTTTGAATATATACTTGGTTTTGTGAGTGTAACTTTAatttctttgacattttgaaaGGGACAATGTAATTTCTGAGAAAtaacatgtttctctctctataGGTCTGTGTTCTGGACTTCCCTCCCCGTCTGACCGTGGAGCTGGCCCTGCAGGACCTTCTGCGCCAGGAGTACCACCGTGTGGCTGCACGTATGggtatgtaaacaaaaaaaagggacaGTAACATGTATAACAGTGTTTGTTGATATAAAAGTGGCAGTGCCAAATTTCACTCCTAATTGATTTGGCTCAAAATATGTATGTATCAATGAGTCAATAATTCAATAAGtcatgatgttgtttttttttgtattttactttaGGTGTCAGGTACGTCTCTGCCACCGACCGCTTTCCGCTGACACAACTTGACCTGTGGTGTCCTGACGGTGTAAGTACAATATGTTACACTCTaagatgtgaaaaaatgtgaTGTGCATATTTTTGGTAGATGATAGGAAAAGTTCAGGTACAGGTTTACTGTGAAATTGTCTGCTAAATCACTTTTGATCATGTTTGTCAGGTCCACCTCAGTGACGACGGGATGGTGAGGCTTGCGGAGTTGCTGCGGTGGGCCCCTTACCAGCAGCTGCTGGAGTCCACAGTCCCGAGGGCCCAGACACCTCCCAGGACGCCGCCTCCTGCCAGACGTGTCTCACCAAAAGTGGTTGTGAAGGGCGTGGTCACCGCGCCACGTCCATCCAGCCCTTTTGAGTGGACATGTGTTGGGCAGACCAAGAAGGTAATAGATTGCACCCTGTACCTGTATGGTTGAAACATTGTCAAAAGGGATGTTCTGTaaacattttgcatttgtttctgttaaatagtatcaattaaaaaaaaaaactggcatttCTCATTACAGATGGACCAGCCAGCGGAGCCTGCACAGCATGTTCGTCCTGTTTATAATTTGCTTCATGTTAAACAATTAACAGATGATTATTGAGGTCTATGATTTGATGGTCAACGACTCTTTCTGTATGCTGTCTTCACAGGTGGACGTGGGGGTGCATCCAATCCCGCTAAATCCTGTGTGGTTTAGTCCGGCGATCTTGGATGTGATGGAGAAGGCCGTTCCAGCCCACCTTCCCAGTGCTGTGGAGTGCGCAGCTCGTCCGGACGGCAGGAAGGTAATGTTGATGCAAATGTCATCTTTTCATTGAGGCGTCTTTAAAAAGTGTTTCCCTCTTCCTGTTTATATTGTCTTTGAGCTAAGCCACAAATATGGTGTGAAGAAAGTCTGTATGATTTTTGTTCCACCAGAAGTCGACCGTGGAGCGCCAGGAGAGACGTGATGCCTCCAAGAGGACACCGCAGAAGCAGCAGGTTTGTCATATTATGTCTGATTATTTGAGTAATACTTGACTtatttggatttgtttgttgtgtatttAGAGTAGACACACTAgtagacaaaaacatttttacatgtatgtcATATTTAGTGAATAATTGTTACACAGTATTAAAATACATGTTATAATTTTGTTAATGCAGTTCAcacagttatttatttcttgttgtAGGTGGAGGCACCGCCCGTGGAGGAGTCCTCCAAGCCAGCGCCTCGCAGTCCTAGGAGAGCGGTGGTGACTGAGGAGCCTGGTGCGTCTGGCCCTGCCCAGCCACAGGAGTCCACCTTCCAGGAACGTCCCAGCCAGGTAATTTGCATCATTTAACTGCTGCACCTCTGTCtgcactcactctctcacacacacactttctgacCCAGGGTTGTGAACCACTGGACtcagtagttttatttttaatacttaaatatattttgctgcTAATACttatgtgccttttttatttattcagtatttgccatgcaggacttttacttgtaatggagcaTTTTTACATTGTTGTCTTGGTACTTGGATGTTAATACTTTCTCCACACACTGCTATATGTTGGAGGCATGTAAGGTATGTTAAAGAATATAagattaatgatgatgatgaatgaaacGAATTGATTAATGATGAGATTGATAATGATTGAACTGTCACttataaagaaaaatgatatatcatgataaaaatgacaacattccttaaaataatttcaggatCCTGCCGTCGGTCCGAGCCATCGCACTCAATCGGTGAGGGCGTCGCATTCCCAGAAGGATAAGAGGTATGGAACCTTTTCTCGCAATCACCAATGTACTTGCATGGCTCTCACCTTTCTTGCCTACCACCATGAGGGGGTTGATTTTGACAGGGTCTCACTTGATAGAGTACTTCAACAGGGGAATGCACTCTATGAAGGTATCAAACAGCAGCTTCTGTTGGACAAAAGGTTCCAAAGCAACCACTTGACCATAGAGGAGATGCCAAAACAGGTTTTTACTGTTTCAAACACCTACGATGTTCTCTTGGACATGTCGGACTTGAGAGTTGGTTTCTTGAATGTCGTCGATGGAAGTCCTCGAAGCAGAAGAGGAATGTGCCTTGCTGAACAACTGGAGAGCCTCTCTCAAGGTGTCAGCTGTGCTTTTCTCATTGTCACTCCTGAGTGCATTGCAGTGTTTCGTGACAGGTTCGGACACTACGGGTTGTTTGATTCCCACTCAAGGTCTGCAAGAGGTTTGCCTCACCATGATGGAAAGGCGATCATGCTGACTTTCTCTAATTTGAGTGACATGGTTGATCATTTGCTTGTGCTTTTTAAAGACCGTGGTTCTTATGGCAGCTATGAGTTCATGCCAGTTTCCTTTGTAAGTGACCACAGTGTCAGTGAGATGCCTGGGCAGTCAGAGGATGTGACCATCAGGCAACCTACAACAGCAGTACCAGAAGTGAAAATCTTTGAGGAAGCCTATAACAGACAGCCAAAAAATCTGGACTTGAGTCAGCGAGTCAACACAACAAAGTGCACAACAAAAACGGAGACGGATTTTTCCAGACTGACCAAAGAGAGGCGAAGAAAGGCTATGCGTAGAGAAACTGGGGGCAAAAAGCAAAATGTACCACTAGGAGATGACACAAGCAGCACTAAAAGAGTGCAACATGAAAAGGAGAAATATGCCAGCAGTTTAAAGTTTCGGCTGACAAAAGTGCAGGCAATGAAGAATAAGTATGCGAAAGAACGTCATCACCGCAAACTAAAGAAGCAGTACATCAAAAGAAGATACAACATGGATCCTGAttttcagagaaaacaaaaacagtacctGAAGGAGAGGTGCAGCAGCAATCCTGATTTAAGAAGCAAACGGAAAATTCAAATGCAAAAGTACTTGAGGGACAGGTACAGCACCGATTCGAAtttcaaatgcaaacaaaaggaCTACATGAAGGACAGGTACCGTGCTGATCTGGAtttcaaatgcaaacaaaaggaCTACATGAAGGACTACATCAAGGACAGGTACCGTGCTGATCTGGAtttcaaatgcaaacaaaaggaCTACGTCAAGGACAGGTACAGCACTGATCTGGATTTTCAGAGTCaacagaaaaagtatgtgagAGAAAAATATCGCAACAACCCAGACTTCAGACTGCATCACCTACAACACTGCAGTCGCAACAGAAGGGACAGACTGGCTAAAAATGCTGCACTTCGTATTCGCTACAAGTTGCAGTGTGCACTCAGGATCAAGAGGAAATACATGGACATCGTAAACCACCGCCAGGAAACTCCACACCCTGTGGTCAACCCTGTGATGGAAGAAGCCATATCTACATTCCGGGAAAGGATTCGACATGGGCCCACACATGTCTGCACAGTGTGTCACAGAGCTCTGTTCCCCAATCAGGTAAGGCATTGCAACAGAGCCAAATATGTCAAAAACATTTGCGTGGTGGCTGCTTGCTTGACAGGTAAGTATGTCCACGTATGTGACACTGAATGCTCAGCCCCATGCACCGTTCCACAAGACAGGATGCGTGAATGGATCTGCCACACCTGTCACAGCCACTTGTCTAGAGGAAGAATGCCGTCCATGGCAGCTGCGAACAACCTGGAGCTTGCACCCATTCCCCCGGAGCTCGAAGACCTGAATGTGCTGGAGAGACAATTGATTGCAAAGATTTTACCGTTTGCGAAGATAGTTGCCTTGCCCAAAGGACGTCAAAGAGCAGTACACGGAGCAGTTGTGTGTGTACCATCAGAGCTGGAAGCCACAGTCAATGCTCTTCCGAGGCCGAGCGCCGAAGCCCAGCTGTTACAAGTAAAGTTGAAGCGCAACATCAAATACAAGGGCTATCAGCACTTCTTCACAGTCAACATGAAGAATGTGCTAGCAGGGCTAAGGATACTGAAAGAGACTCACTCAGAATACACCAACATTGAGATAGATGACTGCGCTGAATTTGAAAGTCTCGAAGACCTGCCAGTTGACGAAGAGGAACCACAGGAAGCCCCAGATGCTGCACAGCCCGAGGAGCAGAAGagcagaagaggagaagaagacatGGAACCCGTTGCAGGCACATCTCGTGAAAAGCAGCCCAAGGATGTGGACAAGGATAAGGAAAAGGAGGACCTCAGGCCTGGTCTGGCCTTGGACACGTGCATGCAGCCTCCTGACATAGCGCAGGAGGTTCTGTCATATGGGGATGGCATATTTAGCATTGCTCCTGCCCAAGGAAACAAACCCGTCGGTTTCTTTGCCATTCCGAAG contains:
- the LOC131976211 gene encoding uncharacterized protein LOC131976211 is translated as MAKLHIPLPTSPSCSPYQPGQVRLPPSDFRPGRGTGRRHRMLLWEKSTFTGRFRKLVIPAESPDKKFVLLVGDSHLRAIADGFVRMPDQLLSFGVLSVPGASAVELRTEVLNAVLPRSPEAVCILAPSNDLTASRTITEAGVAFGKLLLTACAIWPNVCVLDFPPRLTVELALQDLLRQEYHRVAARMGVRYVSATDRFPLTQLDLWCPDGVHLSDDGMVRLAELLRWAPYQQLLESTVPRAQTPPRTPPPARRVSPKVVVKGVVTAPRPSSPFEWTCVGQTKKMDQPAEPAQHVDVGVHPIPLNPVWFSPAILDVMEKAVPAHLPSAVECAARPDGRKKSTVERQERRDASKRTPQKQQVEAPPVEESSKPAPRSPRRAVVTEEPGASGPAQPQESTFQERPSQDPAVGPSHRTQSVRASHSQKDKRAETGS